One Gemmatimonadota bacterium genomic region harbors:
- a CDS encoding putative Ig domain-containing protein codes for MLLAACGGDKAPGPLPPPLAIDTTTAIPAVVGEAFAHTFTATGGNGTYVWSIGDGALPQGVGLSPAGVLSGTPNAVEQRALTVRVTSGATSATRGVTLAVDYPPVVFTTATLPVATWGRAYFALLQASGGTPGSVTSWSLGGGTLPTGVTLASSGSLGGIPTTLGPHPVRLRATRGTRSAELDLQVRVDAPPLVMETTTLPDARAGYLYLVNLQATGGVGAYAWRLTGGRLPTGLTFAADGTISGTPVGEDSVGVSVEVTSGTQLLTRALGLLVEPETYPATALVTMPGDVFSPFLIRVRPGGTVTWRFGAAQHNVIFAPAPGAPANIDIVSSVDVSRTFPRPGEYRYDCTIHPGMAGRVEVR; via the coding sequence GTGCTGCTCGCCGCGTGTGGTGGCGACAAGGCCCCGGGACCGCTCCCGCCCCCGCTCGCGATTGACACGACCACGGCGATCCCCGCCGTAGTGGGGGAGGCCTTTGCGCATACGTTCACCGCCACTGGTGGCAACGGCACCTATGTCTGGTCGATCGGTGACGGGGCACTGCCACAGGGCGTCGGCCTGTCGCCCGCCGGTGTACTCTCCGGGACACCAAACGCGGTGGAGCAGCGGGCCCTTACGGTGCGTGTGACAAGCGGTGCGACCAGTGCCACACGCGGGGTCACGTTGGCCGTGGACTATCCGCCCGTGGTGTTCACGACGGCCACGCTGCCGGTGGCGACGTGGGGCCGGGCGTACTTCGCCTTGTTGCAGGCCTCGGGAGGCACGCCCGGGAGTGTGACCTCGTGGTCGCTGGGGGGCGGCACACTTCCCACCGGGGTGACCCTTGCCTCGAGCGGGAGCCTCGGCGGGATCCCGACCACGCTCGGCCCACACCCTGTCCGGCTCCGGGCCACCCGCGGCACACGCAGCGCGGAGTTGGACCTGCAGGTCCGCGTGGACGCGCCGCCCCTGGTCATGGAAACCACGACGTTGCCGGATGCGCGCGCCGGGTACCTGTACCTCGTGAACCTGCAGGCCACCGGCGGCGTGGGCGCGTACGCCTGGCGCCTGACGGGTGGGCGCCTGCCCACCGGGCTGACCTTCGCCGCGGACGGGACGATCAGCGGGACCCCGGTGGGCGAGGACTCCGTGGGAGTGTCGGTCGAGGTGACAAGCGGTACGCAGCTGCTCACGCGGGCCCTGGGGCTGTTGGTCGAGCCGGAGACCTACCCGGCCACGGCGCTCGTTACGATGCCGGGTGACGTCTTCTCGCCGTTCCTCATCCGGGTGCGACCCGGCGGCACGGTGACCTGGCGCTTCGGTGCCGCGCAGCACAACGTGATTTTCGCGCCAGCACCCGGTGCACCGGCGAACATCGACATTGTGTCGAGCGTCGACGTCAGTCGCACCTTCCCGCGGCCCGGGGAATACCGCTACGACTGCACGATCCACCCGGGGATGGCGGGACGGGTCGAGGTGCGATAG
- a CDS encoding ABC transporter ATP-binding protein, with protein sequence MHPSPTLALQVLGLRKRFGEVTAVDGLDLEVAAGECFGLLGPNGAGKTTTLEICEGLQRPDEGDVRVLGLSWATDEMVLRQRLGVQLQETQYSDKLTVREVVRLFRSFFSAGWSADEVIGLVQLEEKRNARVGGLSGGQRQRLSIACALVGNPDLLFLDEPTTGLDPQARRQLWTLVDRLRQMGRTIMLTTHYMDEAERLCDRMAIVDRGRVIALGTPRDLIRSLGAEQVVEVTVGDGATLPPDALAHLPGVLCARRDAATWTLQVTAAHDTLPALLQLASQQGVRIVELRTHSPTLEDVFVSLTGRALREGNSG encoded by the coding sequence GTGCACCCGTCTCCCACCCTTGCCCTGCAGGTGCTCGGCCTTCGCAAGCGCTTCGGCGAGGTCACGGCCGTCGACGGCCTCGACCTCGAAGTGGCGGCCGGTGAGTGTTTCGGACTCCTCGGACCGAACGGGGCAGGGAAAACCACGACGCTCGAGATCTGTGAAGGGCTCCAGCGGCCGGACGAGGGCGACGTTCGCGTGTTGGGGCTTTCCTGGGCCACGGATGAAATGGTCCTGCGCCAACGGCTCGGCGTGCAGCTGCAGGAGACCCAGTATTCGGACAAGCTCACCGTCCGGGAAGTCGTCCGGCTCTTCCGGTCGTTCTTCTCCGCGGGGTGGAGCGCCGACGAGGTCATCGGACTCGTCCAGCTGGAGGAGAAGCGGAATGCGCGGGTTGGCGGATTGTCGGGCGGCCAACGGCAACGCCTGTCGATTGCCTGTGCCCTGGTCGGCAACCCCGACTTGTTGTTCCTGGACGAACCCACCACCGGGTTGGATCCACAGGCGCGGCGGCAGTTGTGGACCCTCGTCGATCGCTTGCGCCAGATGGGACGCACGATCATGCTTACCACGCACTACATGGACGAAGCAGAGCGGTTGTGTGACCGCATGGCGATCGTCGACCGAGGCCGGGTGATCGCGCTCGGCACTCCGCGGGACCTGATTCGCTCGTTAGGCGCGGAGCAAGTTGTGGAGGTGACGGTCGGGGATGGCGCGACACTTCCCCCAGACGCGCTCGCGCACCTCCCCGGGGTCCTTTGCGCGCGACGTGATGCCGCGACCTGGACGCTGCAGGTCACCGCGGCGCACGACACGCTGCCGGCGCTGTTGCAGCTGGCCAGCCAGCAGGGGGTGCGCATCGTGGAGCTCCGGACCCACTCGCCCACCCTGGAAGACGTCTTCGTCTCGCTGACCGGGCGCGCGCTGCGCGAGGGCAACTCGGGCTGA
- a CDS encoding ABC transporter, with amino-acid sequence MARSWMSRSAAVLGAVWLAACSDTPITSPDTPELRRGAFDLSTAQVCGTVTTVEFELMNPSSTIGTVSAWNDATDLVVAFSADLASEWRLRESFVWAGADASGIPLTPGGTPRVVGFPYKTAHNPTVVTYQYTIPLAAVGGVPGQDLAIAAIALLARGTHRGVAWGDGADINPPAPHEYFEHQVQRCGSPPPPPPGKDIVVFNDINVFDANAMSNPNNVKLVQNLVNFTTSGPRGANTQIVWDRGRVATCGPLGNDECNDSNMGTTRSTISGAGFTMVDIASNGDDLDDLIAASGANWKEIWLWTPNVAFTVDEVNALKQFADEGGRVVFIGEWQGYYPPSGIALENQFLLDMGAVMTNTGGAVDCGYNTVAPTSLRAHQITSGLTDLTMACSSVLIPGPNDFPLYLDLTNTKVLSAVATIDITPISTTGRRMAAPLTPWTALGLNVSKASGK; translated from the coding sequence ATGGCTCGATCCTGGATGTCCCGTAGCGCCGCGGTGCTCGGCGCCGTCTGGCTGGCCGCATGCAGCGACACGCCGATCACTTCCCCCGACACGCCCGAGTTGCGGCGCGGGGCGTTTGACCTCTCCACCGCGCAGGTGTGCGGGACGGTCACCACCGTGGAGTTCGAGTTGATGAACCCGTCGTCCACGATTGGGACCGTGTCCGCCTGGAACGACGCGACCGATCTCGTGGTGGCGTTCAGCGCGGACCTCGCCAGCGAGTGGCGATTGCGCGAGTCGTTTGTCTGGGCCGGCGCCGACGCGTCCGGCATCCCGCTCACCCCGGGTGGTACGCCCCGCGTCGTCGGCTTCCCGTACAAGACCGCGCACAACCCCACGGTCGTGACGTACCAGTACACCATTCCGCTGGCCGCGGTCGGCGGTGTGCCGGGACAGGACCTGGCGATCGCCGCGATTGCCTTGTTGGCGCGCGGGACCCATCGTGGCGTCGCCTGGGGCGACGGTGCCGACATCAACCCGCCGGCTCCACACGAGTACTTCGAGCATCAGGTGCAGCGCTGCGGCTCCCCGCCGCCCCCGCCGCCAGGCAAAGACATCGTCGTCTTCAACGACATCAATGTCTTTGATGCCAATGCCATGTCGAACCCCAACAACGTCAAGCTCGTGCAGAACCTGGTGAACTTCACCACGAGCGGACCGCGCGGCGCCAACACGCAGATCGTGTGGGATCGGGGGCGCGTCGCAACGTGCGGCCCCCTCGGCAATGACGAATGCAACGACTCCAACATGGGCACCACGCGCAGCACCATCAGCGGCGCTGGGTTTACCATGGTCGACATCGCCAGCAATGGCGACGACCTTGATGACCTGATCGCCGCCAGCGGTGCCAATTGGAAGGAGATCTGGCTCTGGACGCCGAACGTCGCCTTCACCGTCGACGAGGTGAATGCCCTCAAGCAGTTCGCCGACGAGGGTGGCCGCGTGGTCTTCATCGGCGAGTGGCAGGGATACTATCCGCCATCGGGGATCGCCCTGGAGAACCAGTTCCTGCTCGACATGGGGGCGGTCATGACCAACACCGGCGGTGCGGTCGACTGTGGCTACAACACCGTGGCCCCCACCTCACTTCGTGCACACCAGATCACGAGCGGACTGACGGACCTCACCATGGCCTGTTCATCCGTCCTGATCCCGGGCCCGAATGACTTCCCGCTCTACCTCGACCTGACCAACACCAAGGTCTTGTCGGCGGTCGCCACAATTGACATCACGCCGATCTCGACGACCGGGCGGCGGATGGCGGCGCCACTCACCCCGTGGACCGCGTTGGGGCTCAACGTCTCCAAGGCGAGCGGAAAGTAG
- a CDS encoding DUF4287 domain-containing protein codes for MPDAESPYATQLANIEVRTGKTLAELAQIVAASGLEKHGEIRDMLKSTLGMGHGDANTLVHHLKQSAAPPPSSADPADEIYAGPKADLRPIHDALMRAIRAFGDFEVAPKKGYVSLRRKKQFAMFGPTTKTRVDLGINAKGLVGDDRLLVMPPGGMCQYQVRLTTADDVTSDVIAWVRQAYEAAG; via the coding sequence ATGCCTGACGCCGAAAGCCCCTATGCAACGCAACTCGCCAACATCGAGGTGCGTACGGGAAAGACCCTTGCCGAACTCGCACAGATCGTCGCGGCGAGCGGGTTGGAGAAACACGGCGAGATCCGTGACATGCTCAAGTCCACCCTCGGGATGGGCCATGGCGACGCCAACACCCTGGTCCACCACCTCAAGCAGTCAGCGGCTCCGCCGCCGTCATCCGCGGACCCGGCCGACGAGATCTACGCCGGTCCAAAGGCGGACCTCCGGCCGATCCACGACGCCCTGATGCGGGCCATCCGCGCGTTCGGTGACTTTGAGGTCGCGCCCAAGAAGGGCTACGTCAGCCTCAGGCGCAAGAAGCAGTTTGCCATGTTCGGCCCCACCACGAAAACGCGCGTGGACCTGGGGATCAACGCCAAGGGGCTCGTCGGCGATGATCGGTTGCTCGTCATGCCGCCAGGTGGCATGTGTCAGTACCAGGTGCGCCTCACCACGGCCGACGACGTGACCTCCGACGTGATCGCCTGGGTACGGCAGGCGTACGAGGCGGCCGGCTGA